The stretch of DNA CGCCCCAGCCACGCCGCGCCTGGGCGCTCACGCCACCCCCACGGCACCCGGCCCTCCGGCCCCTCCGGCCCCTCCGGCCAGAACCCTCAGCCCCGCGCCCGCCCCCGCTTGTAGCGGTCGGACACGGCCCGCTCGATCTCGCGCTGGGCGTCCCGCTTGGCCAGGTCGTGCCGCTTGTCGTAGCTCTTCTTGCCCCGCGCCACGGCGAGCTCGAGCTTGGCGATGCCGTCGCGGAAGTACAGCTCCAGCGGCACCAGCGCGTGCGGGCTCTCGTGCAGCACCGCGGCGATCCGCAGGATCTCCCGGCGGTGCAGCAGCAGCTTGCGCGGCCGCCGCGACGAGTGGTTGTTCCAGGTCCCCTGCAGGTATTCGGGGATGGTCACGCCGTGCAGCCACACCTCGTTGTCGGTGATGACGGCGAAGCCCTCGACGAGCGACGCCCGGCCCTCGCGCAGCGACTTCACCTCGGTGCCGGTCAGCACGAGCCCGACCTCGTAGGTCGTCTCGATCGCGTAGTCGTGCCGGGCCTTGCGGTTGCGCGCGATGATCTGCCGGCCGTCGGTGGTCTTCATCGGGGTCAACGCTATCCGGAACCGTGGGGGGATCCGGAGCTCCGGCCGCGGAACTACGGTCGGAGGATGCGGCACAGCATCTACCGGTGGTTCGGGACGAACCCGTATCCCGGCGACATCGCCATCGCCCTCGGCGTGATGGCGGTCGCCGTCATCTCGGGCTCGCTGTACTACGGCGACGGCCGCGACTGGCTGGCGGTGCTGCTGGCCTTCCCGCTGGTGTTCCGCCGCAGCTACCCGGTGCCGGTGCTCATCGCGAGCATCGTGCTGGAGCTGCTGGTCCTGGTCAGCGGGGCGCCGACCATCACCTCGGCCAGCGTGCTGCTCGTCATCTACTCGAGCGTGGTCTACATCCCCGACCGGTCGTGGGGCCGGGCCGCGCTGTTCGCCGGCGTCGCCGGGGCGGTCATCCTGCCGGTGACGCGGTACAGCTACGACGTGACCTACGCCTTCGGCGGGATGGTGGCGCTGCTGGCGATGGTCGCCACCGCGTACGTCGCGGGCGACCGCCGCCGCGCCGACCTGGACTTCCGGGCCGCCGAGTTGGCCGCGCTGGCCGAACGGAACCGTCTGGTCACGGCGGAACGCGACCAGCGGGTGCAGAACGCCGCCGCCGGCGAGCGGACCCGGATCGCCCGCGAGCTGCACGACATCGTCGCCCA from Nakamurella deserti encodes:
- the smpB gene encoding SsrA-binding protein SmpB; amino-acid sequence: MKTTDGRQIIARNRKARHDYAIETTYEVGLVLTGTEVKSLREGRASLVEGFAVITDNEVWLHGVTIPEYLQGTWNNHSSRRPRKLLLHRREILRIAAVLHESPHALVPLELYFRDGIAKLELAVARGKKSYDKRHDLAKRDAQREIERAVSDRYKRGRARG